One Flavobacterium sp. 90 DNA segment encodes these proteins:
- the traN gene encoding conjugative transposon protein TraN, with protein MKNIKSWFTIGILIISIAGSAQENQIIKDNNVQLSYSKTTSILFPYAVKSVDRGSQDVLVQKAKGVENILLLKAGRQNFAQTNLTVITADGKLYGFVLNFDEQCPTLNLTAELSPNSDKDVLFSSENENLKEVQQYSQLALSKKKKVSGLVTSKFSIQLRLNGIFIHQDVIYFRVLLGNNSRINYDIDQLRFFIRDQKKSKRTASQELEILPIYATSNISKISDHSQLTLVFAIPKFTIPEKKLFTLQLIEKNGGRHVELNVKNSDLINLEILSNL; from the coding sequence ATGAAAAATATTAAATCATGGTTTACCATTGGAATTTTGATCATTAGTATTGCAGGTTCTGCTCAGGAGAACCAAATTATTAAAGATAATAATGTACAGTTAAGTTACTCTAAAACTACAAGCATTCTATTTCCTTATGCTGTCAAAAGTGTAGATCGCGGAAGTCAAGATGTTTTGGTTCAAAAAGCAAAGGGTGTAGAAAATATTTTGCTATTAAAGGCGGGCAGACAAAACTTTGCGCAGACTAACCTGACAGTTATTACTGCCGATGGAAAGTTGTACGGCTTCGTTTTGAATTTTGATGAGCAGTGTCCCACTTTGAATTTAACGGCAGAACTCAGTCCCAATTCTGATAAAGATGTGCTTTTTTCTTCGGAGAATGAGAACCTGAAAGAAGTGCAACAGTATTCCCAATTGGCCTTGTCAAAGAAGAAAAAGGTGTCTGGACTCGTTACAAGCAAATTTTCTATACAGCTCAGGTTAAACGGGATATTCATACATCAGGACGTGATATATTTCAGGGTACTGCTGGGCAATAATTCCCGAATTAATTATGATATAGACCAGCTTCGTTTTTTCATTAGGGATCAAAAGAAATCCAAACGTACAGCTTCTCAGGAACTGGAAATACTGCCGATTTATGCAACTTCTAATATTTCTAAAATTTCGGATCATTCGCAGTTAACTCTTGTTTTTGCAATACCGAAATTCACTATTCCAGAAAAGAAACTTTTTACACTGCAGTTAATCGAGAAAAACGGTGGAAGACATGTTGAATTAAATGTAAAAAACAGTGATCTGATTAATTTGGAAATACTGTCAAACTTATAA
- a CDS encoding TraG family conjugative transposon ATPase has product MEKVIDNVLPIMDVQHDCILSKQGDVTVVFKAELPEIFTLSDQEYEAFHQSWIKAIKILPKFCVFHKQDWFLESQYKANFTSDDSSFLTRSSERFFNERPFLDHSCYIMITKKPAGRKNSSSLFSNLIRSSIAPEETVKTQLLQDFIDSTGQFKRIMEDSGFVKLTRLPNDKLKSQSRSIGLVEKYCFLSENENSFVYKDIKFSEGLEVGDKHCQLFTLGDAADLPALCGSRINYDRYSTDKTKFSVGFASTLGQLLSCNHIYNQYIFIEDAQKIIQKLESKRLRLQSLSAYSRENLIARDATNDFLNEAISQQRLPVKAHFNVLAWTSDLEELKDIKNKVSSALAQMDTAAKQETVGAPQIYWAGMPGNAADFPMNDTFDTFTEQAVCFLNMETGYRSSLSPMGIRLGDRLTGKPVHVDISDEPVKMGICTNRNKFILGPSGSGKSFFTNHMVRSYYEQGTHIVLVDVGHSYKGLCDMVGGYYFTYDEKNPIRFNPFYISEGDSLDTEKKESIKTLLLALWKKDDETFNRSEYVALSNSLQLYYEKLEINKDIFPCFNTFYEFLKDDFVPILESDKVKDKDFDVNNFLYVLRPYYKNGEFDYLLNATENLELLKERFIVFELDNIKDHPILFPVVTIIIMEVFISKMRKLKGIRKMILIEEAWKAIAREGMAEYIKYLFKTVRKFFGEAIVVTQEVEDIISSPVVKQAIINNSDCKILLDQSKYQNKFNQIQELLGLTEKEKALVLSVNKSNDPDKKYKEVFISLGGMLSKVYRTEVSLEEYLAYTTEESEKVKVNTYAKKYDGDIKKGIAALAFDIRNGT; this is encoded by the coding sequence ATGGAGAAAGTGATAGATAATGTTTTGCCAATTATGGACGTTCAGCATGACTGTATCTTGTCCAAACAGGGAGATGTAACAGTAGTTTTTAAAGCAGAACTTCCGGAGATTTTTACTTTATCGGATCAGGAATATGAGGCATTCCACCAGAGTTGGATAAAAGCGATTAAAATACTTCCTAAGTTTTGTGTATTCCATAAACAGGACTGGTTTTTGGAGAGCCAGTATAAAGCGAATTTTACAAGCGATGATAGCAGTTTTCTAACTAGAAGCAGTGAGCGATTTTTTAATGAAAGACCATTTTTAGATCATTCCTGTTATATCATGATTACTAAAAAACCTGCAGGAAGAAAAAACTCGAGTTCTTTGTTTTCAAATTTGATTAGGAGTTCAATAGCTCCTGAAGAAACAGTAAAAACTCAGTTGCTGCAGGATTTCATTGACAGTACAGGCCAGTTTAAGAGAATTATGGAAGACAGCGGTTTTGTAAAACTTACCCGCTTACCAAACGATAAGCTTAAAAGCCAAAGTAGAAGTATTGGACTTGTGGAGAAATATTGTTTTTTATCTGAAAATGAAAATTCATTTGTCTACAAGGATATTAAATTCAGTGAAGGACTGGAGGTAGGAGACAAGCACTGCCAATTGTTTACTTTGGGGGATGCGGCTGATCTTCCTGCCCTTTGCGGGTCAAGGATAAACTACGATAGATATTCCACCGATAAAACAAAATTCAGTGTAGGATTTGCTTCGACGCTAGGACAATTATTATCCTGCAATCATATATATAACCAGTATATCTTTATTGAAGACGCGCAGAAGATTATTCAGAAACTGGAAAGTAAAAGACTGCGCTTACAATCATTATCTGCTTACAGTAGGGAGAATCTAATAGCCAGAGATGCTACAAACGATTTTTTAAATGAGGCCATTTCTCAGCAGAGACTTCCGGTTAAAGCGCATTTTAATGTATTGGCTTGGACTTCAGACCTTGAGGAATTAAAGGATATCAAGAACAAAGTTTCATCGGCGTTGGCTCAGATGGATACTGCTGCTAAGCAGGAAACTGTTGGAGCACCTCAAATATATTGGGCAGGGATGCCGGGGAATGCAGCAGATTTTCCAATGAATGACACTTTTGATACGTTCACAGAACAGGCAGTATGTTTTTTAAATATGGAAACAGGTTACAGATCCTCACTAAGCCCCATGGGAATTAGACTAGGGGATAGGCTGACAGGAAAACCTGTTCATGTAGATATCAGCGATGAGCCTGTGAAGATGGGAATTTGTACCAATCGTAATAAATTCATACTGGGACCATCTGGAAGCGGAAAGTCCTTTTTTACTAATCATATGGTAAGAAGCTATTATGAGCAAGGGACACATATTGTACTTGTAGATGTGGGGCACAGTTATAAAGGGCTATGTGATATGGTTGGAGGATACTATTTTACCTATGATGAAAAGAATCCCATCAGGTTTAATCCTTTTTACATCAGTGAAGGTGACAGTCTGGATACTGAGAAAAAAGAAAGTATTAAAACATTGCTTTTAGCACTTTGGAAAAAAGACGATGAAACTTTTAATAGAAGCGAATATGTGGCGCTTTCAAATTCATTGCAGTTATACTACGAGAAACTCGAAATAAATAAAGATATTTTTCCTTGTTTCAATACATTTTACGAATTTTTAAAGGATGACTTTGTTCCCATATTGGAAAGTGATAAGGTCAAGGATAAAGATTTTGATGTTAATAATTTTCTCTATGTACTTCGACCATATTATAAGAATGGAGAGTTTGATTACCTGCTGAATGCTACGGAAAATCTGGAACTTTTAAAAGAACGTTTTATTGTTTTTGAACTAGATAACATCAAGGATCACCCAATACTTTTCCCTGTTGTGACGATCATCATCATGGAAGTTTTTATCAGCAAAATGAGAAAGCTTAAAGGTATCCGCAAAATGATATTAATAGAAGAGGCCTGGAAAGCTATAGCCAGAGAAGGAATGGCCGAATATATCAAGTATTTGTTCAAGACCGTGAGGAAGTTCTTTGGAGAGGCAATTGTGGTAACCCAGGAAGTTGAAGATATTATCTCGTCACCAGTTGTAAAACAAGCTATAATCAATAACAGCGACTGTAAGATCCTGCTTGATCAAAGCAAATATCAAAATAAATTTAATCAGATTCAGGAACTGCTGGGACTTACAGAAAAGGAAAAAGCTTTGGTACTATCGGTAAATAAGTCGAATGATCCAGATAAAAAGTATAAGGAAGTATTTATATCATTAGGAGGGATGCTATCCAAAGTGTATCGAACGGAAGTTTCGCTTGAGGAGTATCTGGCATATACTACAGAAGAAAGTGAGAAAGTAAAAGTGAACACATACGCCAAAAAGTATGACGGTGATATAAAGAAAGGTATTGCTGCTCTGGCATTTGATATTAGAAATGGAACTTAA
- the traM gene encoding conjugative transposon protein TraM: protein MEKKKMTIKELKQRRMLLVLPILTLPFITILFWTLGGGKDTTNVNIKEDKRGFNIVLPDPKFKEDSTLDKMSYYDQAAIDSLKLQEQIKKDPNYSITGFSHDSLLVSNELEIDPVMLKKGKTALNTSSFRGETEQKMYQKLEALQKAIAEPPKSIDPDQDMREFEYKNSRGTASEEMKNLEQMMSAMNAPSEPDPELKQLGGMLENILDIQHPERVQERLRQTSKSQKGKVFAVNKKVEDKHISSLQGTGINQPGTAIANSFYSLDETAVNDEIQNALEAVVHETQSIINGSIVKLRLTSDVFINGIMIPRNSFVFGIASLKGERLEVKISTIKFKNSIFPVELSVYDMDGIDGIYIPGAINRDVAKASADRSMQSIGIEGLNDSWGAQAATMGVEAAKTLLSKKVKLIKVVIKAGYQVLLYDEKEKNAK from the coding sequence ATGGAAAAGAAAAAAATGACAATCAAAGAACTTAAGCAGCGTAGAATGCTACTGGTTCTTCCAATCTTAACGCTCCCATTTATAACAATATTGTTTTGGACATTGGGAGGAGGTAAAGACACTACGAATGTTAATATTAAAGAGGATAAAAGAGGTTTTAATATCGTTCTTCCTGATCCTAAATTTAAGGAAGATTCGACGCTGGATAAAATGAGCTATTATGATCAGGCAGCAATTGATTCTCTAAAACTGCAGGAGCAAATCAAAAAAGATCCAAATTACTCAATTACTGGATTTTCTCATGATTCTCTTTTGGTTTCAAACGAATTAGAAATAGATCCTGTAATGCTTAAAAAAGGAAAAACGGCTTTAAATACAAGTTCTTTTAGAGGAGAGACTGAACAGAAAATGTATCAAAAATTAGAAGCGCTTCAAAAGGCAATTGCTGAGCCCCCAAAATCTATAGACCCCGACCAAGACATGAGAGAATTTGAATATAAAAATTCTAGAGGTACTGCATCGGAAGAGATGAAAAATTTAGAGCAGATGATGTCTGCTATGAATGCACCTTCAGAGCCGGATCCCGAACTCAAACAGCTGGGAGGAATGCTGGAGAATATTCTGGACATTCAACATCCTGAGCGTGTACAGGAAAGATTAAGACAAACCTCAAAAAGTCAAAAGGGAAAAGTATTTGCTGTCAATAAAAAGGTGGAGGACAAGCATATTAGCTCACTGCAGGGGACAGGTATAAATCAGCCAGGGACAGCAATAGCTAATTCTTTTTATTCTTTAGATGAAACCGCTGTAAATGATGAGATTCAAAATGCATTGGAAGCAGTGGTTCATGAAACGCAGTCTATTATAAATGGCTCCATAGTAAAACTCAGATTAACGAGTGATGTTTTTATTAATGGGATTATGATTCCGAGAAACAGTTTTGTTTTTGGAATTGCCTCTTTAAAAGGAGAGCGACTGGAAGTTAAGATCAGCACTATAAAATTTAAGAATTCGATTTTTCCTGTTGAACTTTCTGTTTACGATATGGATGGCATAGATGGCATTTATATTCCGGGAGCTATAAACAGAGATGTTGCAAAAGCTTCAGCAGATCGTTCCATGCAGAGCATTGGTATTGAAGGCCTAAATGATTCATGGGGAGCACAGGCGGCAACAATGGGTGTTGAAGCTGCTAAAACCCTTTTAAGTAAAAAGGTAAAATTAATTAAGGTGGTTATAAAAGCAGGTTATCAGGTGCTGCTCTATGATGAGAAAGAAAAAAATGCCAAATAA
- the traJ gene encoding conjugative transposon protein TraJ, producing MKNVNKMAAFAAVAILMPFSIQAQGIGGEIGSLHGVLEKLYDEMMPLCSNLIGVGQGIAGFATIWYIASRVWRHIANAEPIDFYPLFRPFVIGFCIMIFPSVLYLINGVMKPTVTATGAMVEGSNKAIEVLLKEKEKAVKESDPWKMYVGVLGTGDRDRWYKYTHSDSNPADEGMLEGIGNDVKFAMEKASYSFRNSVKEWVSEVLRILFEASSLCIDTLRTFQLVVLSILGPLVFGIAVFDGFQHTLTVWLARYINIYLWLPVANIFGSIIGKIQEQMLKLDISQINTSGDTFFSRTDMGYLIFMIIGIVGYFTVPSVANYIVHAGGGGALGQKVTSIFGNTTSSLITRTSSGVGMVMDSMGNASGKMSQSMSSSSASSPYFEEKGNYMSDKLKGNSK from the coding sequence ATGAAAAATGTAAATAAGATGGCTGCTTTTGCAGCTGTGGCAATACTTATGCCTTTTTCAATTCAGGCTCAGGGTATTGGAGGTGAGATAGGAAGCCTTCATGGCGTGTTGGAAAAACTTTATGATGAGATGATGCCTTTGTGCAGTAATCTAATAGGTGTCGGGCAAGGCATAGCCGGATTTGCAACGATTTGGTATATAGCCTCAAGGGTCTGGCGCCATATTGCTAATGCGGAACCGATTGATTTCTATCCGCTTTTCAGACCCTTTGTGATTGGATTCTGTATCATGATTTTTCCATCAGTGCTTTATTTGATCAATGGAGTTATGAAACCAACAGTTACAGCTACAGGTGCTATGGTGGAGGGATCCAACAAAGCAATAGAGGTACTTCTAAAAGAGAAAGAAAAAGCAGTGAAAGAAAGCGATCCATGGAAAATGTATGTTGGTGTTTTGGGAACGGGTGACCGCGATAGATGGTACAAATATACGCACAGTGATTCGAACCCCGCAGATGAAGGTATGTTGGAAGGAATCGGCAATGATGTAAAGTTTGCAATGGAAAAGGCTTCGTATAGTTTTAGAAATTCTGTCAAGGAATGGGTGAGTGAAGTTCTGAGAATTCTTTTCGAGGCCTCTTCATTGTGTATTGATACGCTACGGACTTTCCAACTGGTAGTGCTGTCTATTTTAGGTCCGCTCGTTTTTGGAATTGCAGTATTTGACGGATTCCAGCATACGCTGACCGTGTGGTTGGCAAGATATATCAATATCTATTTATGGCTTCCGGTTGCCAATATTTTTGGAAGTATTATTGGTAAAATTCAAGAACAGATGCTCAAATTGGATATATCTCAAATCAATACATCGGGAGACACTTTTTTCAGCAGGACTGATATGGGCTACCTCATTTTTATGATCATAGGTATTGTCGGATATTTTACCGTACCCTCTGTAGCGAATTACATTGTACATGCTGGTGGTGGAGGAGCCCTTGGACAGAAAGTGACTAGTATTTTTGGAAATACTACTTCTTCATTAATTACAAGAACATCGAGTGGAGTGGGAATGGTGATGGATTCTATGGGAAATGCTTCAGGGAAAATGTCACAAAGTATGTCCTCTTCTTCTGCATCATCACCCTATTTCGAAGAGAAGGGGAACTATATGAGCGACAAACTCAAGGGGAATTCTAAATAA
- the traK gene encoding conjugative transposon protein TraK: protein MKNIDTAFRYVRRFTMLVIVGCIIICCYTLYKSFTAVTLMQDRVYILVNGKALEAYSSDRKDNVPVEAKDHVKTFHQFFFTLDPDDKVIKTNVTKALYLADDTAKRVYDDLKENGYYSGIISGNISQTISIDSINIDTNIYPYHFKCYAKQNIIRTTSILNRNLITEGFLRNVSRSDNNPHGFLIERWNTIENKDLGVENRK, encoded by the coding sequence ATGAAAAATATAGACACAGCGTTTCGCTATGTTAGGAGATTTACTATGCTTGTAATTGTCGGCTGTATTATTATCTGCTGTTACACACTTTACAAAAGCTTTACGGCAGTTACTCTGATGCAGGACAGGGTTTACATTTTAGTAAATGGTAAAGCCTTAGAAGCCTATTCCTCAGATAGAAAAGATAATGTACCTGTTGAAGCAAAGGATCATGTGAAAACATTTCACCAATTTTTTTTCACCCTTGACCCTGATGATAAAGTTATTAAGACCAATGTGACCAAGGCGCTTTATCTGGCGGATGATACGGCGAAAAGAGTGTATGATGATCTAAAAGAGAATGGCTATTACTCAGGTATTATCTCTGGGAATATCAGTCAGACCATTTCAATTGACAGTATCAATATTGATACTAATATATATCCCTATCATTTTAAATGCTATGCGAAGCAAAATATCATAAGAACCACCAGTATTTTAAATCGAAACCTAATTACTGAAGGTTTTCTGAGAAATGTATCAAGAAGTGATAATAACCCACATGGGTTTTTAATAGAACGGTGGAATACTATTGAAAATAAGGATTTGGGAGTTGAAAACAGGAAATGA
- a CDS encoding helix-turn-helix domain-containing protein, with protein sequence MRHFTFDQLPEAVSQLYEKLDNIEKFLEHLSNESIHKEELMTISAASKMLNLSVSTIYSKVCRREIPVNKQGKQLYFYKSELQEWIKSGRVKTSLEIAKEVKFNPHSRLSP encoded by the coding sequence ATGAGACATTTTACATTTGATCAATTACCGGAAGCAGTATCTCAATTATATGAAAAACTGGATAACATTGAAAAATTTCTGGAGCACTTGTCTAATGAATCTATTCATAAAGAGGAGCTTATGACTATTTCAGCCGCTTCTAAAATGCTAAATCTTTCCGTTTCTACAATTTACAGTAAGGTCTGTCGTAGAGAAATACCAGTTAACAAACAGGGTAAACAATTATACTTTTATAAATCGGAACTCCAGGAATGGATAAAATCAGGTAGGGTAAAGACAAGTCTTGAAATTGCAAAAGAAGTAAAATTCAATCCTCATTCAAGATTAAGTCCCTAG
- a CDS encoding helix-turn-helix domain-containing protein → MSSNIQVTRICQFCENEFTAKTTKTKFCSLTCSSKAYKRRTRQQKIASSNLETTTIKSKPILELKDKEFLTVKEVALLLGFAPKTIYRLINENKIIAYNFSQRMTVIKRSELDALFQIIEPNYEIVMRPKEKKKNAEISDCYTITEIQQKFNISSGALYNIIKRNNIHKFTKGKFTYVTKADIETIFKK, encoded by the coding sequence ATGAGCTCAAATATACAAGTTACCAGAATCTGCCAATTTTGCGAAAATGAATTTACAGCAAAAACAACAAAGACAAAATTTTGCTCTTTAACATGCAGCAGTAAAGCGTACAAAAGAAGAACCAGGCAACAGAAAATAGCCAGTAGTAATCTTGAAACGACAACTATAAAAAGCAAACCTATTCTTGAACTTAAAGACAAAGAATTTTTAACTGTAAAAGAGGTGGCTTTACTACTTGGTTTTGCACCAAAGACTATTTACCGCTTAATTAACGAGAACAAAATTATTGCTTATAATTTTTCTCAACGAATGACAGTAATTAAGAGATCTGAATTGGATGCCTTATTTCAGATCATTGAACCTAATTATGAAATTGTGATGCGTCCTAAAGAAAAGAAAAAGAATGCTGAAATATCAGACTGTTATACCATAACAGAGATTCAGCAGAAATTTAATATTTCAAGCGGAGCACTTTATAATATCATCAAGCGAAATAATATTCACAAATTTACCAAGGGTAAATTTACTTATGTTACCAAAGCAGATATTGAAACAATATTTAAAAAGTAA
- a CDS encoding TerB family tellurite resistance protein: MKKFALIFVLTLFLCTSFKTQAQSQEIQQLILNIEKLSQFKKILSDMKKGYEILNGGYKTVKDLSQGNFSLHKTFLDALMEVSPVVKNYKRVGDIVNYQLLLIKESKKAVNRFNKSGSFTAQEINYFEKIYSNLSKQSLRNLDELTTIVTADKLRMSDDERLEAIDKIYLDMQEKVLFLKAFNSSSNVLALQRTKEKNDAIIVRDNYDLKN; the protein is encoded by the coding sequence ATGAAAAAGTTCGCATTAATTTTTGTATTGACTCTATTTTTATGTACCTCTTTTAAAACACAGGCACAGTCTCAGGAAATTCAGCAGCTCATTTTAAATATCGAAAAACTTTCTCAGTTTAAGAAGATTTTGAGTGATATGAAAAAAGGCTATGAAATTTTAAACGGTGGTTATAAAACGGTTAAAGATTTGTCCCAGGGGAATTTTTCTCTTCATAAAACTTTTCTTGATGCGCTGATGGAGGTTAGTCCGGTGGTTAAGAATTACAAAAGAGTCGGAGATATTGTAAACTACCAGCTGCTACTTATAAAGGAAAGTAAAAAGGCTGTTAACCGTTTTAATAAAAGCGGAAGTTTTACAGCTCAGGAAATTAACTATTTTGAAAAAATATATTCCAATCTGTCAAAACAGAGCCTCAGAAATCTTGATGAGCTCACGACAATAGTTACAGCTGACAAACTAAGAATGTCAGACGATGAAAGATTGGAGGCTATTGATAAAATATACCTCGACATGCAGGAGAAAGTACTATTTCTAAAAGCTTTCAATTCTTCTTCGAACGTCTTGGCACTGCAGCGTACTAAGGAAAAAAATGATGCAATTATAGTGCGTGATAACTACGATCTAAAAAACTAA
- a CDS encoding conjugal transfer protein TraI, producing the protein MKTKMKLLTCVICFLLVSTPVKPAEATTVAIPILEIVKAVTKKVIKAIDLGIQRLQNKTIWLQNAQKQVENVLSKLKLDEISDWTKKQRDLYKGYYDELQKVKSIISYYQRIKEITNKQKKLIEEYERAWNLFKQDSHFNDAELEYMEKVYTGILEESMKNIDQIFSILESFTTQMSDLKRLEIINNAADQIDDNYDDLTLFNQQNILLSLQRAKTANDVNKVKQFYGIP; encoded by the coding sequence ATGAAAACGAAAATGAAATTACTGACCTGTGTGATTTGCTTTTTACTCGTAAGCACACCTGTCAAACCAGCTGAAGCTACTACTGTTGCTATTCCAATATTAGAAATTGTAAAAGCGGTTACCAAAAAAGTAATTAAAGCTATTGATCTTGGAATTCAAAGACTCCAGAATAAAACAATCTGGCTTCAAAATGCGCAAAAACAGGTTGAAAATGTGTTGTCAAAATTAAAGCTTGATGAGATTTCAGATTGGACAAAAAAACAGCGAGATCTCTATAAAGGTTATTACGATGAACTACAGAAAGTGAAATCCATTATAAGCTATTATCAGCGAATAAAAGAGATTACCAATAAGCAGAAAAAATTGATAGAGGAGTACGAAAGAGCTTGGAATTTGTTTAAGCAGGACAGCCATTTTAATGATGCTGAACTGGAATACATGGAAAAAGTTTACACTGGAATTTTGGAGGAGAGTATGAAAAACATTGATCAGATTTTCTCCATCCTTGAATCTTTTACAACCCAGATGAGCGATTTGAAAAGGCTTGAAATCATAAACAATGCTGCTGACCAGATAGATGACAATTACGATGATCTGACGCTTTTTAACCAGCAGAATATTCTTCTGAGCCTGCAGAGAGCCAAAACGGCAAACGATGTAAACAAAGTCAAACAATTTTACGGAATTCCGTAA
- a CDS encoding DUF4134 domain-containing protein, giving the protein MRKCKEDLKYFSKEKIISIIAVMLLLFMHFKGYAQDGVAGINEANQKVRSYFDAGTELMYAVGALLGLIGAVKVYQKWNAGDPDTGKVAAAWFGSCVFLVVVATVIKSFFGV; this is encoded by the coding sequence ATGAGAAAATGTAAAGAGGATCTAAAGTATTTTTCGAAAGAAAAAATAATATCAATTATAGCAGTAATGTTATTGCTATTTATGCACTTCAAAGGGTATGCCCAGGATGGTGTTGCCGGAATAAACGAAGCCAATCAAAAAGTGAGGAGTTACTTCGATGCAGGTACAGAACTTATGTACGCTGTTGGCGCTTTGCTCGGACTTATAGGAGCAGTTAAGGTTTACCAGAAATGGAATGCCGGTGATCCTGATACTGGAAAAGTCGCTGCTGCCTGGTTTGGGAGCTGTGTATTCTTAGTTGTGGTGGCTACTGTTATCAAATCTTTCTTTGGTGTTTAA
- a CDS encoding DUF4133 domain-containing protein, which yields MSNSVYQINKGINQSIEFKGLKAQYIWYLGGGVVGLMILFAILFFIGIPSLICVAFIGVAGTVMVVKIYKMSRQYGEYGMMKAIAKKQIPKNVKVYSRRIFTK from the coding sequence ATGAGCAACAGTGTATATCAAATTAACAAAGGAATTAATCAATCCATAGAATTTAAGGGTTTGAAGGCTCAGTATATCTGGTATTTGGGAGGCGGTGTTGTCGGGCTTATGATTCTCTTTGCAATCCTATTTTTTATTGGAATTCCTTCTTTAATCTGTGTTGCATTTATCGGTGTCGCAGGAACCGTAATGGTTGTCAAAATTTACAAAATGAGCCGTCAGTATGGAGAGTATGGTATGATGAAAGCCATAGCCAAAAAGCAGATTCCAAAGAACGTAAAAGTTTACAGTAGAAGAATTTTTACTAAGTGA
- a CDS encoding site-specific integrase has translation MAPKINITLRKKAVSKGRQCLYLDFYPPIKHAQTNQFTRREFLKLYLYDKPKSVVEKMSNEESLRIAELIKIRRQTELNKDNIYSEFEKEQLLLQEIAAESFLDYFKNEAEKREGGNYQIWIISIGYFSDFLNNNDITFSKITIQLIEEYRSYLLKTQSKRNHGKKLSNNSALSYFNKVKATLKKAYQEGKLRSDINAAIPGIPEKESQKNFLTIEEARKLFNTDCENPTVKTVSLFSILTGLRYSDISKLQWSEIQFIEEDGFYIRFEQKKTNGQETLPITKQAYELLGEPHKGAQLVFKDLKKWDFDRTIPNWIKEAGISKHITFHCFRHTYATLQLYSGTDIYTLSKMLGHKNVHTTQIYTKIVDERKREASDRISLY, from the coding sequence ATGGCGCCAAAAATTAATATAACACTTAGAAAAAAGGCTGTCTCAAAAGGCAGACAGTGCCTATATCTGGATTTCTATCCTCCTATTAAACATGCTCAGACTAATCAGTTTACTAGACGCGAATTTTTAAAACTTTACTTGTATGATAAGCCAAAAAGTGTAGTTGAAAAAATGTCAAATGAGGAATCACTACGAATTGCTGAACTTATAAAAATCAGAAGGCAGACTGAGCTAAATAAAGATAATATTTATAGTGAGTTTGAAAAAGAACAGCTGTTGCTTCAGGAGATAGCTGCAGAATCTTTTCTTGACTATTTTAAAAATGAAGCAGAGAAAAGAGAAGGTGGAAATTATCAGATTTGGATCATCTCAATTGGATATTTTTCAGATTTCTTAAATAACAATGATATTACATTTTCTAAAATTACAATACAACTCATAGAAGAATATAGATCGTACCTGCTTAAAACACAAAGTAAAAGAAATCATGGGAAAAAATTATCTAATAATTCGGCACTAAGTTATTTCAATAAAGTCAAAGCAACCTTAAAAAAAGCATATCAAGAAGGGAAATTAAGATCTGATATTAATGCTGCTATCCCTGGTATTCCTGAAAAAGAATCACAAAAAAACTTTCTGACTATTGAAGAAGCCAGAAAACTTTTTAATACTGACTGCGAAAATCCAACTGTAAAAACAGTAAGTCTGTTTTCAATACTAACAGGACTCAGATACTCAGACATATCTAAACTGCAATGGTCCGAAATACAATTTATTGAAGAAGACGGCTTTTATATCCGATTTGAGCAAAAAAAGACCAATGGGCAAGAAACACTTCCGATAACTAAACAAGCATATGAGCTTCTTGGGGAACCTCATAAAGGAGCTCAATTAGTATTTAAAGATTTAAAAAAGTGGGACTTTGACCGTACCATTCCTAACTGGATTAAAGAAGCCGGAATTTCAAAACACATTACCTTTCATTGCTTTAGACATACTTATGCCACTCTGCAATTATATTCCGGTACAGATATCTATACTCTGTCTAAAATGCTTGGTCATAAAAATGTACATACCACTCAGATTTATACCAAAATAGTTGATGAAAGAAAAAGAGAAGCTTCTGATAGAATAAGTCTCTATTAA